Proteins from a single region of Streptomyces sp. TN58:
- the ppgK gene encoding polyphosphate--glucose phosphotransferase has product MQIFGVDIGGSGIKGAPVDLERGDLAQERHKVLTPQPATPDGVAGCVVEVVRHFDWDGPVGVTFPGVVTGGVTRTAANMDKSWIGVDTAALLSRGLGGRPVTVLNDADAAGVAEMTYGAGRGRDGTVLLLTLGTGIGSALFTDGRLVPNTELGHLELKGHDAETRASVKAKEDGDLTWERWAHRLSRYMRHVEMLFSPDLFIIGGGVSRKPEKFLPLIEGVRAEIVPAGLQNNAGIVGAAMAAKGKAKG; this is encoded by the coding sequence ATGCAGATCTTCGGCGTGGACATCGGCGGATCCGGGATCAAGGGCGCTCCCGTGGACCTGGAGCGCGGCGACCTGGCGCAGGAGCGCCACAAAGTACTGACACCGCAGCCGGCCACCCCCGACGGGGTGGCCGGCTGCGTCGTCGAGGTGGTGCGCCACTTCGACTGGGACGGCCCGGTGGGGGTGACCTTCCCGGGCGTGGTCACGGGCGGGGTCACCCGCACGGCGGCCAACATGGACAAGTCCTGGATCGGCGTGGACACGGCCGCGCTGCTCTCGCGCGGCCTCGGCGGCCGGCCGGTGACGGTGCTGAACGACGCGGACGCGGCGGGCGTCGCGGAGATGACGTACGGCGCAGGCCGCGGGCGGGACGGCACGGTCCTCCTGCTCACGCTGGGCACGGGCATCGGCAGCGCCCTCTTCACGGACGGGCGGCTGGTGCCGAACACGGAGCTGGGCCACCTGGAGCTGAAGGGCCACGACGCGGAGACGCGGGCGTCGGTGAAGGCCAAGGAGGACGGGGACCTCACCTGGGAGCGCTGGGCGCACCGGCTGAGCAGGTACATGCGGCATGTGGAGATGCTGTTCTCGCCGGACCTGTTCATCATCGGCGGCGGCGTCAGCCGCAAGCCGGAGAAGTTCCTGCCGCTGATCGAGGGCGTAAGGGCCGAGATCGTCCCGGCCGGGCTGCAGAACAACGCGGGCATCGTCGGGGCGGCGATGGCGGCCAAGGGCAAGGCCAAGGGGTAG
- a CDS encoding DUF4245 domain-containing protein, translating to MKGKQTIWDMVRSLAVIGVVVAGIYVFVPHDDKADPTRTVDYRVETITARRAAPYPVAAPVGLPEQWRATSVTYERKKADAWHLGFLDPEQQYAAVEQSSDTSAKYLERVTRNAKASGQTQQVGDAPWERWEGEKYDALVRREQGHVTVVTGTASFEQLGTLAAALEFKQGR from the coding sequence ATGAAAGGCAAGCAGACGATCTGGGACATGGTCCGGTCGCTGGCGGTGATCGGAGTGGTCGTCGCCGGGATCTACGTCTTCGTCCCGCATGACGACAAGGCCGATCCCACGCGCACGGTCGACTACCGGGTGGAGACCATCACGGCCCGCCGCGCGGCCCCGTACCCGGTGGCCGCCCCCGTGGGCCTGCCGGAGCAGTGGCGGGCGACCTCGGTGACGTACGAGCGCAAGAAGGCCGACGCCTGGCACCTGGGCTTCCTCGACCCGGAGCAGCAGTACGCGGCGGTCGAGCAGTCCAGCGACACCTCCGCCAAGTACCTCGAACGGGTCACCAGGAACGCCAAGGCGTCCGGGCAGACGCAGCAGGTCGGCGACGCGCCCTGGGAGCGCTGGGAGGGCGAGAAGTACGACGCCCTCGTGCGCCGGGAGCAGGGTCACGTCACGGTGGTGACCGGCACGGCCTCCTTCGAGCAGCTCGGCACGCTGGCGGCGGCGCTGGAGTTCAAGCAGGGCCGGTAG
- a CDS encoding CbrC family protein yields MTLGLGCCGRDRLRIEGRVQSGRTCLCCGRARGFIHTGPVYAVEKLSGLLCPYCSAAAKYDAHFIGDPVGDDVPLPPPSEARCTRVDGRPNWSR; encoded by the coding sequence ATGACCCTCGGGCTCGGCTGCTGCGGCCGTGACCGCCTTCGGATCGAGGGCCGGGTGCAGTCCGGCAGGACGTGCCTCTGCTGCGGGAGGGCGCGGGGGTTCATCCACACCGGCCCGGTGTATGCGGTCGAGAAACTTTCCGGCCTGCTGTGCCCGTACTGCAGCGCGGCTGCGAAGTACGACGCACACTTCATCGGTGACCCGGTCGGGGACGATGTCCCTCTCCCACCGCCCAGCGAAGCCCGGTGTACACGTGTCGACGGGCGGCCGAACTGGTCGCGTTGA
- a CDS encoding DUF6542 domain-containing protein yields MPRPRLTGLGGGLFACTAMALVAGICWLLFSSSLFVYGLLFPPVAAATALWVRPADLITAPIGVPIAFAAGVWPISGGSGGFGGQLMGLVSALSLHAGWLYAGTLVAALIALVRKAVLIGRRRLPRRPSAPRRAA; encoded by the coding sequence ATGCCCCGCCCCCGGCTGACGGGCCTGGGCGGCGGGCTTTTCGCCTGCACCGCGATGGCGCTCGTCGCCGGCATCTGCTGGCTGCTGTTCAGCTCCTCGCTCTTCGTCTACGGGCTGCTCTTCCCGCCCGTCGCCGCCGCCACCGCGCTCTGGGTGCGTCCGGCGGACCTGATCACCGCGCCGATCGGCGTCCCGATCGCCTTCGCCGCCGGGGTGTGGCCCATCTCGGGCGGTTCCGGCGGCTTCGGCGGTCAGCTGATGGGGCTGGTCTCCGCACTGTCGCTGCACGCGGGCTGGCTGTACGCGGGCACGCTCGTCGCGGCCCTGATCGCGCTGGTGCGCAAGGCCGTGCTCATCGGCCGGCGCCGCCTCCCCCGGCGCCCGTCGGCCCCGCGCCGCGCAGCCTGA
- the glpX gene encoding class II fructose-bisphosphatase, whose translation MTEHNLPPQLEVSPEAPDRNLALELVRVTEAAAMAAGRWVGRGDKIGADGAAVNAMRTLISTVSMNGVVVIGEGEKDEAPMLFNGEQVGDGTGAEVDIAVDPIDGTTLNAKGMPNAIAVLAAADRGTMFDPSAVFYMDKLVTGPEAADFVDINAPVSVNIRRVAKAKGMAAEDVTVVILDRPRHEGIVREIRETGARIKFISDGDVAGSIMAAREGTGVDLLLGIGGTPEGIISACAIKCLGGVIQGKLWPKDDAERQKALDAGHDLDRVLTTTDLVSGDNVFFVATGITDGELLRGVHYRSETATTSSLVMRSKSGTIRKIDSTHRLSKLRAYSAIDFDRAQ comes from the coding sequence ATGACCGAGCACAACCTGCCGCCCCAGCTCGAAGTCTCCCCGGAGGCCCCCGACCGCAATCTCGCGCTCGAACTCGTACGGGTCACCGAGGCGGCCGCAATGGCCGCCGGCCGGTGGGTCGGCCGTGGCGACAAGATCGGCGCGGACGGCGCCGCGGTCAACGCGATGAGGACCCTGATCTCCACCGTCTCGATGAACGGCGTCGTCGTCATCGGCGAGGGCGAGAAGGACGAAGCCCCGATGCTCTTCAACGGGGAGCAGGTCGGCGACGGCACCGGCGCCGAGGTCGACATCGCCGTCGACCCGATCGACGGCACCACCCTGAACGCCAAGGGCATGCCGAACGCCATCGCCGTCCTGGCGGCCGCCGACCGCGGCACGATGTTCGACCCGTCCGCCGTCTTCTACATGGACAAGCTGGTCACCGGCCCCGAGGCCGCCGACTTCGTCGACATCAACGCCCCGGTCTCGGTGAACATCCGCCGGGTCGCCAAGGCCAAGGGCATGGCCGCCGAGGACGTCACGGTCGTCATCCTGGACCGCCCCCGCCACGAGGGCATCGTCCGGGAGATCCGCGAGACCGGTGCACGCATCAAGTTCATCTCCGACGGCGACGTGGCCGGCTCCATCATGGCCGCCCGCGAGGGCACCGGCGTGGACCTGCTCCTGGGCATCGGCGGCACCCCCGAGGGCATCATCTCGGCCTGCGCCATCAAGTGCCTGGGCGGTGTCATCCAGGGCAAGCTGTGGCCGAAGGACGACGCCGAGCGTCAGAAGGCCCTCGACGCGGGCCACGACCTGGACCGGGTCCTCACCACCACCGACCTGGTCTCGGGCGACAACGTCTTCTTCGTCGCCACCGGCATCACGGACGGCGAGCTGCTGCGCGGCGTGCACTACCGCTCCGAGACCGCGACGACGTCCTCGCTGGTCATGCGTTCCAAGTCCGGCACGATCCGGAAGATCGACTCCACGCACCGCCTGTCGAAGCTGCGCGCGTACAGCGCGATCGACTTCGACCGCGCCCAGTAG
- a CDS encoding WhiB family transcriptional regulator translates to MPHPPHQSLQVAAVKSLQGPGARPSAAVPIPRVPARAAEDGPWHAEAVCRRDEAGLFFAPSKEPTAARLSREEAAKRVCARCPVMVACREHALLQPEPYGVWGGLTAAERRVVLARMRRRSAELRQAAPGPGSIAAAG, encoded by the coding sequence GTGCCGCATCCGCCGCATCAGTCCCTGCAGGTAGCCGCCGTGAAGAGCCTTCAGGGTCCTGGGGCACGCCCGTCGGCCGCCGTGCCGATCCCGCGGGTGCCGGCCAGGGCGGCGGAGGACGGGCCATGGCACGCGGAGGCGGTGTGCCGCCGGGACGAGGCGGGACTGTTCTTCGCGCCGTCCAAGGAGCCGACGGCCGCCCGGCTCTCCCGCGAGGAGGCCGCGAAGCGCGTCTGCGCCCGCTGCCCCGTGATGGTCGCCTGCCGCGAGCACGCGCTGCTGCAGCCCGAGCCGTACGGCGTCTGGGGCGGCCTCACCGCCGCCGAGCGCCGCGTGGTGCTGGCGCGGATGCGGCGCAGGTCCGCCGAGCTGCGGCAGGCCGCCCCCGGGCCGGGATCCATAGCCGCGGCGGGCTGA
- a CDS encoding exodeoxyribonuclease VII small subunit, protein MTEAETALGYEQARDELIEVVRKLEAGGTSLEESLALWERGEELAKVCRHWLEGARARLDSALAAREAAGEE, encoded by the coding sequence ATGACAGAGGCCGAGACGGCGCTGGGGTACGAGCAGGCCCGCGACGAGCTGATCGAGGTGGTCCGCAAGCTCGAAGCCGGGGGGACCTCGCTGGAGGAGTCCCTCGCGCTGTGGGAGCGCGGCGAGGAGCTTGCGAAGGTCTGCCGGCACTGGCTGGAAGGGGCCCGGGCCCGGCTGGACTCCGCGCTGGCGGCGCGCGAAGCCGCCGGGGAGGAGTGA
- a CDS encoding Uma2 family endonuclease: protein MTALPDWMRPPRAEGWFAEDLDRLPEAPRHTELIDGVLVFMMSPQRWWHGHLVTMLTVALMDQVPPDTRVGREMTVKLDPRNRPEPDLLVTTADFDGDRTWFAPEDVQLVIEVVSPESAHRDRTVKLRKYAEAGIPHYWCIEDEDGSPVVHVYELDEPTSAYAPAGIFRGTLQRPVPFEISLDLDKLTPPRSS from the coding sequence ATGACCGCACTGCCCGACTGGATGCGCCCTCCACGCGCGGAAGGCTGGTTCGCGGAGGACCTGGACCGCCTCCCCGAGGCACCCCGCCACACCGAGCTCATCGACGGAGTGCTCGTCTTCATGATGTCGCCGCAGAGGTGGTGGCACGGCCACCTCGTCACCATGCTCACGGTCGCACTCATGGACCAGGTTCCCCCCGACACCAGAGTCGGCCGCGAGATGACCGTCAAGCTGGATCCACGCAACCGCCCCGAACCGGACCTGCTGGTGACAACGGCCGATTTCGACGGCGACCGCACCTGGTTCGCGCCGGAGGACGTCCAACTCGTCATCGAGGTCGTCTCTCCGGAGTCAGCCCATCGCGATCGCACGGTAAAACTCCGCAAGTACGCGGAGGCCGGCATCCCCCACTACTGGTGCATCGAGGACGAGGACGGCTCACCCGTCGTCCACGTCTACGAACTCGACGAACCCACCAGCGCGTACGCGCCGGCCGGGATCTTCCGAGGCACTCTCCAGCGCCCGGTGCCCTTCGAGATCAGCCTCGATCTCGACAAGCTCACACCGCCACGAAGCAGCTGA
- a CDS encoding DUF6000 family protein — translation MPFQHPETIGYGHVVESYVTRTYGGLPRYLVLNGGRFLSPRWWHTTRFTRHLLNDAAAITDEELEALLGYEWRSRLTAAWLIGVDRRERFREHIGDLLLASEVCYSGSAYCFALARFGTHADAGILATYLDRYLPRTDLHYDQPTALGALLRLDAHLDTHHADRFTEPDGLWDEWVKGVGRLGYASSTPAELRRWTDLHCDFANGWTRT, via the coding sequence ATGCCGTTCCAGCACCCTGAAACAATCGGCTACGGCCACGTGGTCGAGAGCTATGTGACGAGGACGTACGGGGGGCTCCCGCGCTATCTCGTACTGAACGGCGGGCGGTTCCTGAGCCCCCGGTGGTGGCACACCACCCGCTTCACCCGACACCTGCTCAATGACGCCGCCGCGATCACCGACGAGGAACTGGAAGCCCTCCTCGGGTACGAATGGCGCTCGCGCCTCACCGCCGCCTGGCTGATCGGGGTCGACCGCCGCGAACGCTTCCGGGAACACATAGGCGACCTGCTCCTGGCCAGCGAGGTCTGCTACTCCGGCAGCGCCTACTGCTTCGCCCTGGCCCGATTCGGCACGCACGCCGACGCCGGGATCCTCGCCACCTACCTCGACCGCTACCTCCCGCGCACCGACCTCCACTACGACCAGCCCACCGCTCTGGGCGCCCTCCTCCGCCTCGACGCCCACCTGGACACCCACCACGCCGACCGCTTCACGGAGCCCGACGGCCTCTGGGACGAGTGGGTCAAGGGAGTGGGACGCCTCGGCTATGCCAGTTCCACCCCCGCCGAGCTTCGCCGCTGGACGGACCTCCACTGCGACTTCGCCAACGGCTGGACCCGGACGTAG
- the ychF gene encoding redox-regulated ATPase YchF, translated as MSLTIGIVGLPNVGKSTLFNALTKNDVLAANYPFATIEPNVGVVGVPDARLAVLAGIFGSQRILPATVDFVDIAGIVRGASEGEGLGNKFLANIRESDAICQVIRAFKDENVVHVDGKVSPKDDIETINTELILADLQSIEKAEPRLTKESRLQKDKVAVLAAVVEAKKILEAGDTLFSKGITKGTEQGDLLHELHLLTTKPFLYVFNVDEDELTDDAFKAEQSALVAPAEAIFLNAKLEQDLSELDDDEALELLQSVGQDEPGLATLGRVGFATLGLQTYLTAGPKETRAWTIKQGATAPEAAGVIHTDFQRGFIKAEVISFADLVDCGSVAEARAKGKARMEGKDYVMQDGDVVEFRFNV; from the coding sequence GTGTCGCTCACGATCGGAATCGTCGGCCTGCCGAATGTCGGCAAGTCGACCCTGTTCAACGCCCTGACCAAGAACGACGTGCTGGCGGCCAACTACCCGTTCGCCACCATCGAGCCGAACGTCGGCGTCGTCGGCGTCCCCGACGCGCGTCTGGCCGTCCTCGCGGGCATTTTCGGCTCGCAGCGGATCCTCCCGGCGACGGTCGACTTCGTCGACATCGCGGGCATCGTGCGCGGCGCGTCGGAGGGCGAGGGCCTGGGCAACAAGTTCCTCGCGAACATCCGCGAGTCCGACGCCATCTGCCAGGTCATCCGCGCCTTCAAGGACGAGAACGTCGTCCACGTCGACGGCAAGGTCTCGCCGAAGGACGACATCGAGACGATCAACACCGAGCTGATCCTCGCCGACCTCCAGTCCATCGAGAAGGCCGAGCCGCGCCTGACGAAGGAGTCCCGCCTCCAGAAGGACAAGGTCGCGGTCCTCGCGGCCGTCGTCGAGGCCAAGAAGATCCTCGAAGCCGGCGACACCCTCTTCTCGAAGGGCATCACGAAGGGCACGGAGCAGGGCGACCTCCTGCACGAGCTCCACCTGCTCACCACGAAGCCCTTCCTCTACGTCTTCAACGTGGACGAGGACGAGCTGACGGACGACGCCTTCAAGGCGGAGCAGAGCGCGCTCGTCGCCCCGGCGGAGGCCATCTTCCTCAACGCCAAGCTGGAGCAGGACCTTTCCGAGCTTGACGACGACGAGGCCCTGGAGCTCCTCCAGTCGGTCGGCCAGGACGAGCCCGGCCTCGCCACCCTCGGCCGCGTCGGCTTCGCCACGCTGGGCCTCCAGACCTACCTGACGGCCGGCCCGAAGGAAACCCGCGCCTGGACGATCAAGCAGGGTGCGACGGCCCCGGAGGCGGCCGGCGTCATCCACACCGACTTCCAGCGCGGCTTCATCAAGGCCGAGGTCATCTCCTTCGCGGACCTGGTCGACTGCGGCTCGGTGGCCGAAGCCCGCGCCAAGGGCAAGGCCCGCATGGAGGGCAAGGACTACGTCATGCAGGACGGCGACGTGGTCGAGTTCCGCTTCAACGTCTGA
- the xseA gene encoding exodeoxyribonuclease VII large subunit, with protein sequence MGLNTSAEAPLPVGQVSRLIGGWIERLGQVWVEGQITQLSRRPGAGVVFLTLRDPSHDISVSVTCFRQVYDEVADVVLEGARVVLLAKPEWYAPRGQLSLRATEIRPVGIGELLARLERLKRSLASEGLFALERKKPLPFLPQLIGLVVGRASAAERDVLENARRRWPAVRFEVRNVAVQGVHAVPQVVRAVKELDAMDEVDVIIVARGGGSVEDLLPFSDEEVVRVVAAARTPVVSAIGHEPDSPLLDLVADLRASTPTDAAKKVVPDVGEELERVRQLQGRGLRAVSSLLDREERGLAHALARPVFVHPQRMVEMREDELEALLARSRRTLGHLLDRADSELAHTLARVVALSPAATLERGYAVLQRADGHVVRSPQEVSAREVLRARVAEGSFTVEVAAEGASDGGAGADGTVPHDAVPHGTASGEPTASGEPTASD encoded by the coding sequence ATGGGTCTGAATACGTCGGCCGAGGCGCCGTTGCCGGTGGGCCAGGTGTCCCGGCTCATCGGGGGCTGGATCGAGCGCCTGGGCCAGGTGTGGGTCGAGGGGCAGATCACGCAGCTCTCGCGGCGGCCGGGGGCGGGGGTGGTCTTCCTGACGCTGCGCGACCCCTCGCATGACATCTCGGTCAGCGTGACCTGCTTCCGCCAGGTCTACGACGAGGTCGCGGACGTCGTCTTGGAGGGCGCGCGGGTCGTTCTGCTGGCCAAGCCCGAGTGGTACGCCCCGCGCGGGCAGCTGTCGCTGCGGGCGACGGAGATACGGCCGGTCGGCATCGGCGAGCTCCTGGCCCGGCTGGAGCGGCTGAAGCGGTCCCTGGCCTCCGAGGGGCTCTTCGCGCTGGAGCGCAAGAAGCCGCTGCCTTTCCTGCCGCAGCTGATCGGGCTGGTGGTCGGCCGGGCCTCGGCGGCCGAGCGCGACGTCCTGGAGAACGCCCGGCGCCGCTGGCCGGCGGTCCGCTTCGAGGTGCGCAACGTCGCCGTCCAGGGCGTGCACGCCGTGCCGCAGGTGGTCCGGGCGGTCAAGGAACTCGACGCCATGGACGAGGTCGACGTGATCATCGTGGCGCGCGGCGGCGGCAGTGTGGAGGACCTGCTGCCCTTCTCCGACGAGGAGGTCGTGCGCGTCGTCGCGGCCGCCCGCACCCCGGTGGTCTCGGCGATCGGACACGAGCCGGACTCGCCGCTGCTGGATCTGGTCGCGGACCTGCGGGCGTCCACGCCCACGGACGCGGCGAAGAAGGTGGTCCCGGACGTCGGCGAGGAGCTGGAGCGCGTACGCCAGCTGCAGGGCCGGGGGCTGCGGGCGGTGAGCTCGCTGCTCGACCGGGAGGAGCGGGGGCTCGCGCACGCCCTGGCCCGGCCGGTCTTCGTCCATCCGCAGCGCATGGTGGAGATGCGGGAGGACGAGCTGGAGGCGCTGCTGGCACGCAGCAGGCGCACGCTGGGGCACCTGCTGGACCGGGCGGACTCGGAGCTGGCCCACACCCTGGCGAGGGTGGTGGCGCTGTCGCCGGCCGCGACGCTGGAGCGCGGTTACGCCGTACTGCAGCGGGCGGACGGGCACGTGGTGCGCTCGCCGCAGGAGGTGTCGGCACGGGAGGTGCTGCGCGCGAGGGTGGCGGAGGGCTCGTTCACCGTGGAAGTGGCTGCGGAGGGGGCCTCCGATGGCGGCGCCGGCGCGGACGGCACCGTCCCTCACGACGCCGTCCCGCACGGCACCGCATCGGGCGAGCCGACCGCATCGGGCGAGCCGACCGCTTCGGACTGA
- a CDS encoding HdeD family acid-resistance protein: MSVRPDASPQRAQHDPEDTLNQLGSSWHWALGVALATLIPGILVLVWPDETLHIMAVIIGLQLLVAGVFRFVAAFSHSNDAGGSRLAGVLIAILAFLAGVLVLRHPMQTIGALSLIVGVFWLITGVLTAYVAIADRLLLHRGLLFGLGALGAVAGIVVLCFPVDSAVALTRLLGLWLVLLGVFEVVMALVMRSATRRIAATPR; the protein is encoded by the coding sequence ATGTCCGTACGGCCCGACGCGTCGCCGCAGCGCGCGCAGCATGATCCCGAGGACACGCTCAACCAGCTCGGCAGTTCGTGGCACTGGGCGCTCGGCGTCGCACTCGCGACCCTGATCCCGGGAATTCTCGTACTCGTCTGGCCCGACGAGACGCTGCACATCATGGCCGTGATCATCGGGCTCCAGCTCCTGGTGGCCGGCGTGTTCCGCTTCGTCGCGGCCTTCTCGCACAGCAACGACGCCGGCGGAAGCCGGCTGGCCGGCGTGCTGATCGCGATCCTGGCCTTCCTGGCCGGCGTACTCGTGCTGCGGCATCCGATGCAGACCATCGGCGCGCTGTCACTGATCGTCGGCGTGTTCTGGCTGATCACCGGCGTGCTCACGGCCTACGTCGCCATCGCGGACCGGCTCCTCCTGCACCGTGGGCTGCTCTTCGGCCTGGGCGCGCTCGGAGCCGTCGCCGGGATCGTCGTGCTCTGCTTCCCGGTGGACTCCGCCGTCGCCCTGACCAGGCTGCTGGGCCTGTGGCTCGTCCTCCTGGGCGTGTTCGAAGTGGTGATGGCCCTCGTGATGCGCTCCGCCACCCGCCGGATCGCCGCGACGCCGAGGTAG
- a CDS encoding 4-hydroxy-3-methylbut-2-enyl diphosphate reductase: MGHMTAPAPAPASRRVLLAAPRGYCAGVDRAVIAVEKALEQYGAPVYVRHEIVHNKYVVQTLEKKGAIFVERTEEVPEGNIVMFSAHGVAPVVHEEAARGKLATIDATCPLVTKVHKEAIRYANEDFDILLIGHEGHEEVIGTSGEAPDHITIVDGPHDVDKVTVRDESKVVWLSQTTLSVDETMETVDALKTKFPLLVSPPSDDICYATSNRQAAVKVMGADSDLVIVVGSKNSSNSIRLVEVAKDAGAKAAYLVDFASEIDEAWLDGVTTVGLTSGASVPEVLVEEVLEWLAARGYADVEIVKTAEESITFSLPKELRRDLRSEAAELVADK, encoded by the coding sequence ATGGGGCACATGACTGCTCCTGCCCCTGCGCCCGCTTCCCGCCGTGTCCTGCTCGCCGCGCCCCGCGGCTACTGCGCGGGCGTGGACCGAGCCGTGATCGCCGTCGAGAAAGCCCTTGAGCAGTACGGGGCGCCGGTGTATGTCCGCCACGAGATCGTGCACAACAAGTACGTCGTCCAGACCCTGGAGAAGAAGGGCGCCATCTTCGTCGAGCGGACGGAGGAGGTGCCCGAGGGCAACATCGTGATGTTCTCCGCCCACGGCGTCGCCCCGGTCGTCCACGAGGAGGCGGCGCGCGGCAAGCTCGCGACGATCGACGCGACCTGCCCGCTGGTCACCAAGGTCCACAAGGAAGCCATCCGGTACGCCAACGAGGACTTCGACATCCTCCTCATCGGCCACGAGGGCCACGAGGAGGTCATCGGCACCTCCGGCGAGGCCCCCGACCACATCACCATCGTCGACGGCCCCCACGACGTGGACAAGGTCACCGTCCGCGACGAGTCCAAGGTCGTCTGGCTCTCGCAGACCACCCTGTCGGTCGACGAGACCATGGAGACGGTCGACGCGCTGAAGACGAAGTTCCCGCTGCTCGTATCGCCGCCGAGCGACGACATCTGCTACGCCACCTCGAACCGGCAGGCCGCCGTCAAGGTGATGGGCGCGGACTCCGACCTGGTCATCGTCGTCGGCTCGAAGAACTCCTCGAACTCCATCCGGCTGGTCGAGGTCGCCAAGGACGCCGGCGCGAAGGCCGCGTACCTCGTGGACTTCGCGAGCGAGATCGACGAGGCCTGGCTGGACGGCGTCACCACCGTCGGCCTCACCTCGGGCGCCTCGGTGCCGGAGGTCCTGGTCGAGGAGGTGCTGGAGTGGCTGGCCGCGCGCGGCTACGCGGACGTGGAGATCGTCAAGACGGCGGAGGAGTCCATCACCTTCTCCCTGCCCAAGGAGCTCCGCCGCGACCTGCGCTCCGAGGCCGCGGAACTGGTCGCAGACAAGTAA
- a CDS encoding malonic semialdehyde reductase, which produces MSLVLDSAAQDLLFREARTANSFSDEPVTEEQVQAIYDLVKYGPTAFNGTPLRITLVRSAEARERLVQHMAEGNQAKTLAAPLVAILSADNEFHEELPQLLPHFPQAKDLFFAERPAREQSSLVNASLQAAYFILGVRAAGLAAGPMTGADFAGIQKEFLDDDHTPIMVVNIGKPGEDAWFPRSPRLSIDEVITTV; this is translated from the coding sequence ATGTCTCTCGTACTCGACTCCGCCGCCCAGGACCTGCTGTTCCGCGAGGCCCGCACCGCCAACTCGTTCTCCGACGAGCCGGTGACCGAGGAGCAGGTCCAGGCGATCTACGACCTGGTGAAGTACGGCCCCACCGCTTTCAACGGCACGCCGCTGCGCATCACGCTGGTCCGCTCCGCCGAGGCCCGTGAGCGCCTGGTGCAGCACATGGCCGAGGGCAACCAGGCCAAGACGCTGGCCGCGCCGCTGGTCGCGATCCTCTCCGCGGACAACGAGTTCCACGAGGAGCTGCCGCAGCTGCTGCCGCACTTCCCGCAGGCCAAGGACCTCTTCTTCGCCGAGCGCCCGGCCCGTGAGCAGTCCTCGCTGGTCAACGCTTCGCTGCAGGCCGCGTACTTCATCCTCGGCGTCCGCGCCGCCGGTCTGGCCGCGGGTCCGATGACCGGCGCCGACTTCGCGGGCATCCAGAAGGAGTTCCTGGACGACGACCACACGCCGATCATGGTCGTCAACATCGGCAAGCCGGGCGAGGACGCCTGGTTCCCGCGCTCCCCCCGCCTGTCGATCGACGAGGTCATCACCACCGTCTGA
- a CDS encoding DUF1707 SHOCT-like domain-containing protein translates to MDLEKHPAAPAPAPGPAPSGLRASDADRDRIAQILGDAVAEGRLTAEEHSERLDTLYAVKTVGELEVLVRDLPAPGGAHAPSAYASPYAGAVGPAAETIVAVCSSSSRKGRWRPGAHTRAVSVMGDITIDLTQAVFEQQVTEVNVTSVLGNVEILVPENVTLRGYGSGVLGNFDVRGESRGQTDPLAPVVIVRGFSLLGNIEARPKPGARLVDLARRLRKNLDT, encoded by the coding sequence GTGGACCTGGAAAAGCACCCCGCCGCCCCTGCCCCCGCGCCCGGCCCCGCGCCTTCCGGGCTGCGCGCCTCCGACGCCGACCGGGACCGGATCGCGCAGATCCTGGGCGACGCCGTCGCCGAAGGCAGGCTGACCGCCGAGGAGCACTCCGAGCGCCTGGACACGCTGTACGCCGTCAAGACGGTCGGTGAGCTGGAAGTGCTCGTACGGGATCTGCCCGCGCCCGGCGGCGCCCATGCCCCGTCCGCGTACGCCTCCCCGTACGCGGGGGCCGTGGGTCCGGCCGCCGAGACCATCGTCGCCGTGTGCAGCAGCTCCAGCCGCAAGGGCCGCTGGCGGCCGGGCGCGCACACCCGGGCGGTCTCGGTCATGGGCGACATCACCATCGACCTCACCCAGGCGGTCTTCGAGCAGCAGGTCACCGAGGTCAACGTGACCAGCGTCCTCGGCAACGTCGAGATCCTGGTCCCGGAGAACGTCACCCTGCGCGGCTACGGCAGCGGGGTCCTCGGCAACTTCGACGTGCGCGGCGAGAGCCGCGGGCAGACCGACCCGCTGGCGCCCGTGGTGATCGTCCGGGGGTTCTCGCTGCTCGGCAACATCGAGGCGCGGCCCAAGCCGGGTGCCCGCCTGGTCGACCTGGCGCGCAGGCTGCGCAAGAACCTCGACACGTAG